One Torulaspora globosa chromosome 5, complete sequence DNA window includes the following coding sequences:
- the MCK1 gene encoding serine/threonine/tyrosine protein kinase MCK1 (ancestral locus Anc_3.41) produces the protein MSNGSGKCDEFVADDVTSNRSNNTRRMLIKEYRKIGHGAFGTVVQAFITPDREKWYGPFAIKKVPAQTEYKSRELQILRIADHPNVVRLEYFFTHLSPQDGKVYQHLAMECLPETLQIEISRYATNKLELPMKHVKLYSYQIARGMLYLHAFGICHRDIKPSNILVDPTTGVLKICDFGSAKKLEQSQPSISYICSRFYRAPELIVGCTQYTTQIDIWGLGCVIGEMLIGKAVFQGQEPLLQLREIAKLLGPPDKKFVFFANPSYDGPLFSKPLFSGSRQQRFEKHFSHAGPDEIDLLMNVLVYEPQMRLSPRRIMAHRFFDDLRNEEYFFPRGQTEPVRLPNLFDFSEFELQVLGEFVDKIRPNKDKQPSETEAK, from the coding sequence ATGTCAAATGGAAGTGGAAAGTGCGATGAGTTTGTCGCAGACGATGTTACGTCTAATCGGTCCAACAACACAAGACGAATGCTGATAAAAGAATATCGGAAGATTGGTCACGGAGCGTTTGGAACTGTGGTACAGGCATTCATCACGCCTGATCGCGAGAAATGGTATGGTCCGTTTGCTATTAAAAAAGTGCCCGCTCAAACCGAGTACAAATCTAGAGAGTTACAGATCCTGAGAATAGCCGATCACCCAAATGTGGTCAGATTGGAATATTTCTTTACCCATTTATCGCCACAGGATGGTAAGGTGTATCAGCATTTGGCCATGGAGTGTTTACCGGAGACTTTGCAGATCGAAATCAGTCGCTATGCGACAAACAAGCTAGAGTTACCAATGAAACATGTGAAGCTTTACAGTTATCAGATAGCTCGTGGTATGCTATATCTGCATGCATTTGGGATTTGCCATCGTGATATCAAGCCTTCCAATATACTTGTGGATCCTACTACTGGTGTGTTGAAAATATGCGATTTCGGATCGGCTAAGAAGTTAGAACAAAGTCAGCCCTCTATCAGTTATATCTGCTCGCGATTCTACAGAGCACCGGAGTTGATTGTTGGCTGTACCCAGTACACTACTCAGATCGACATATGGGGGCTTGGCTGTGTGATCGGTGAAATGCTTATAGGGAAGGCTGTATTCCAAGGACAGGAGCCGCTCTTGCAGCTGCGCGAAATTGCCAAGTTACTTGGACCTCCTGATAAGAAATTTGTATTCTTTGCGAACCCAAGCTATGACGGTCCTTTATTCTCCAAACCTTTATTCTCTGGCTCACGACAACAACGTTTTGAAAAGCATTTCAGTCATGCAGGTCCCGACGAAATTGACTTACTGATGAACGTTCTGGTCTACGAACCGCAAATGAGACTATCTCCAAGACGTATTATGGCGCACCGATTTTTCGACGATTTGAGAAACGAAGAATACTTCTTCCCAAGAGGCCAGACTGAGCCTGTTCGTCTCCCCAACTTGTTTGACTTCAGTGAATTCGAACTGCAGGTCCTCGGCGAGTTTGTTGATAAGATCAGACCTAACAAGGACAAACAGCCCTCCGAAACTGAAGCCAAATAG
- the VPS68 gene encoding Vps68p (ancestral locus Anc_3.40), which yields MEADQNARLFRLPFKFPSFAGLRRISVYLSGVLYAVGFWLFLDAVIYSKHANASDVHVTFVDWIPFLCSTFGMLIVNSIEKNTLLQGALSGGGMSSFAGSDLDSSMAWQARVVLFFGFALLAGGLSGSIVVLIIKFLAKNYNTYPTVGMGVNNVLGNFFILMSCVLLWIAQNMEDEYSYSLTL from the coding sequence ATGGAAGCTGATCAGAACGCCAGGTTGTTTCGTTTGCCGTTCAAATTCCCATCTTTCGCCGGTTTAAGGAGGATCTCGGTGTATTTGTCTGGTGTGCTTTATGCGGTAGGGTTTTGGCTCTTTTTGGATGCTGTCATCTATTCGAAACATGCTAATGCTTCAGACGTGCATGTTACGTTTGTCGATTGGATACCATTTCTCTGTAGCACGTTTGGCATGCTGATAGTCAATTCGATTGAGAAAAACACGCTGTTACAGGGAGCATTGTCTGGCGGTGGGATGAGTTCGTTTGCTGGCAGCGATCTAGACTCGTCAATGGCATGGCAAGCCCGCGTTGTGCTTTTCTTTGGGTTTGCGTTGCTAGCCGGTGGCCTGTCCGGATCGATCGTTGTGCTTATCATTAAGTTCTTGGCGAAGAACTACAATACTTATCCGACCGTTGGAATGGGGGTTAATAACGTGCTCGGtaacttcttcattctgATGAGTTGCGTGTTGCTTTGGATCGCGCAAAACATGGAAGACGAATATTCATATTCTTTGACCCTCTAG
- the MRPS18 gene encoding mitochondrial 37S ribosomal protein uS11m MRPS18 (ancestral locus Anc_3.42) translates to MLGRSGFNSLRGLRETLLIGVRYRSSGPVSFSSITDSISSEKDISNLVTPSSAAVGNSKRGGKLRPQLVPVKYVLNCLFAKNNTHFTFSAVVEDVNYLRNNPDISYNEAFLYYLKLPQKVKFALSTGVLGFRKAARGEYEAAFQTSAKVFQMIQDKKLMNKDIEIVMREFGKGRAAFVAALNGKEGAAIRSHVTRISDKTPLKFGGVRAPRVRRL, encoded by the coding sequence ATGCTAGGCAGATCGGGGTTCAATAGTCTGCGGGGGCTGCGTGAAACCCTTTTAATCGGTGTCAGATACAGGTCGAGCGGGCCCGTGTCTTTCTCTAGCATTACAGACTCGATTAGCAGCGAAAAGGACATATCCAACCTGGTCACACCGTCCAGCGCGGCCGTTGGCAACTCAAAACGAGGTGGAAAGCTTAGGCCGCAGTTAGTCCCGGTGAAATATGTGCTGAACTGCctgtttgccaagaacaaCACTCATTTCACATTCTCTGCAGTGGTAGAGGATGTCAACTATCTCAGGAATAACCCAGATATATCCTACAACGAGGCGTTTTTGTACTATCTGAAACTTCCCCAGAAAGTAAAGTTTGCCCTGTCCACGGGTGTGCTGGGGTTCCGTAAGGCAGCCCGTGGAGAGTACGAGGCTGCTTTCCAGACTTCAGCCAAGGTGTTCCAGATGATCCAAGACAAGAAACTGATGAACAAGGACATAGAGATCGTCATGAGGGAGTTCGGCAAGGGCAGAGCTGCGTTTGTGGCCGCCTTGAACGGTAAGGAGGGTGCGGCAATCAGGTCTCACGTCACTAGAATAAGCGACAAGACGCCATTGAAATTCGGTGGTGTGCGGGCCCCAAGAGTGCGCAGGCTGTGA
- the KRI1 gene encoding Kri1p (ancestral locus Anc_3.39) encodes MPRKKSNAKKAREAARKLEQGVVPAEEGSDDKATLPAHVEGQDEEGSEEEESSSEEEDDYGDLITEEVEDGIKNVLRAIRENDKEKLLDPKVRFFEDPEKAVEKMTRSERHKPVYLKDYHRMNILSGNTFGDDEEEEKTVDGRESYVSQQQAERSQLLDEIKNAFGDEGNEAEDEGEEDFLKKKAPSTKTAEPSLQLPDPEQDGEKFLEEFVNNQAWIPRKGDKIVSLDRDPNMQEDDDEFDEAVEKFENAYNFRYEDPNAATIVSYARNQATLRRSENSSRRRKREDEKQKKEQEKTEKEKTIQKKKSEKVHKLTDVLEQLKKEYGAEINQEIVKKITDTLLNNDFKDDEWDTVLSELFDEEFYQQEGKPSWDDDDDIMADFHADQDKEDEESDAAFEATEVSAKKSRKDKVKEKKLKKKGKRELEEMVEDAVEQNKLKIIEEVEKEQEERKSRARTKEEQDLKFRYREVSPESFGLTTRDIFAADDTQLNQYIGLKKLAPYRSKEQKAKDKRKVTKAKRLREWRKEIFRGEDQLDVQSDEIKIPVDKAKKTSHKKKKHKSST; translated from the coding sequence atgccaagaaagaagtcTAACGCTAAGAAGGCCAGAGAGGCCGCTAGAAAGCTCGAGCAAGGCGTTGTTCCCGCAGAAGAAGGTTCAGATGACAAAGCTACATTGCCTGCACACGTCGAGGGACAGGACGAGGAGGGttctgaggaagaggagtCTTCGAGTGAAGAGGAGGACGATTATGGCGATCTGATCACAGAGGAAGTCGAGGACGGGATCAAGAATGTGCTGAGGGCGATCAGAGAGAACGACAAAGAGAAATTGCTGGATCCAAAGGTCAGATTCTTTGAGGATCCGGAGAAGGCGGTGGagaagatgacgagaagTGAGAGACATAAGCCTGTGTATTTGAAGGATTACCATAGAATGAATATCCTGTCGGGGAATACCTTCggcgacgatgaggaggaggaaaagacTGTCGATGGGAGAGAGTCGTACGTTTCACAGCAACAGGCTGAAAGATCGCAGCTGTTGGACGAAATCAAGAACGCCTTTGGCGACGAGGGGAACGAAGCCGAAGACGAAGGCGAAGaggatttcttgaagaaaaaagctCCGTCCACCAAAACGGCCGAGCCAAGCCTCCAACTGCCAGATCCAGAACAGGACGGTGAGAAGTTTTTAGAGGAATTCGTGAACAACCAGGCATGGATCCCAAGAAAAGGTGACAAAATCGTGTCTTTGGACCGCGACCCGAACATgcaagaagacgacgatgaattTGACGAAGCGGTTGAGAAGTTCGAGAATGCGTATAACTTCCGTTACGAGGACCCAAATGCTGCGACGATTGTATCGTATGCGCGTAATCAGGCTACCTTGAGGCGTTCTGAGAACTCTTCTCGTAGGAGAAAGAGGGAAGatgagaagcagaagaaggagcaggaaaagactgagaaggaaaaaaccatccagaagaagaagagtgAAAAGGTTCATAAGTTGACCGACGTTTTAGAacaattgaagaaggagtACGGTGCTGAGATAAACCAGGAAATCGTTAAGAAAATAACAGATACTTTGCTCAACAATGATTTCAAGGACGATGAATGGGATACAGTTTTGAGTGAACTGTTTGACGAGGAATTCTACCAACAAGAGGGCAAACCTTCGTGggatgatgacgatgatatCATGGCTGATTTCCACGCTGATCAGGATAAAGAGGACGAGGAAAGTGATGCAGCATTTGAAGCTACTGAAGTGTCGGCCAAGAAATCCAGAAAGGATAAAGTtaaggagaagaaattgaagaagaaagggaagagagagctcgaagagatGGTTGAAGATGCAGTCGAGCAGAACAAACTGAAGATTATCGAAGAGGTTGAAAAAGAGCAGGAGGAAAGAAAATCTAGAGCACGCACGAAGGAGGAACAAGACTTGAAATTTCGCTACAGGGAAGTCTCTCCAGAGAGCTTTGGTTTGACTACCAGGGATATATTTGCTGCAGACGACACCCAGTTGAATCAATATATCgggttgaagaaattggcGCCTTATAGATCCAAGGAAcagaaagcaaaagataAGAGGAAAGTTACCAAAGCAAAAAGACTCAGAGAGTGGAGGAAGGAGATTTTCCGTGGCGAAGATCAATTAGATGTGCAGAGCGATGAGATTAAGATTCCTGTGGATAAAGCGAAGAAAACGTctcacaagaagaagaaacatAAATCTTCTACTTGA